Proteins found in one Magnetofaba australis IT-1 genomic segment:
- a CDS encoding HD domain-containing phosphohydrolase has protein sequence MQLNDAMEAEILASRIMIVDDNPANVALLEAMLQAEGFDKVYGVEDPREAVSLFETQSWDLLLLDIRMPVLDGYAVMAALRRTVGEAEYLPVLALTAQTDAETRHRALREGAQDFLSKPFDNWEVMLRARNMLRSRIYFKRQKMRAELLDAQVNEKTAEINETRLEVIRRLGKAGEFRDDQTGAHVLRMSHSCQLLALRIGLSEAQSRDILYASPMHDVGKIGISDTILLKPGRLDDQEMALMREHVVYGLEILGDHPAELFQLARQIIAGHHERWDGAGYPHGWAGEAIPLAARIASVCDVYDALTSVRPYKKAWSVEDAAALIRDGAGQQFDPQLATAFLEILPQVEALKAEFGAS, from the coding sequence ATGCAGCTCAATGACGCCATGGAGGCGGAGATTCTCGCTTCGCGCATTATGATCGTGGATGACAATCCGGCCAATGTGGCGCTGCTGGAGGCGATGCTGCAGGCGGAAGGGTTCGACAAGGTCTACGGCGTGGAGGATCCACGCGAGGCGGTGTCGCTGTTTGAGACGCAATCCTGGGATCTGCTGCTGCTGGATATCCGCATGCCGGTGCTGGACGGCTATGCGGTGATGGCGGCGTTGCGGCGCACGGTGGGCGAGGCGGAGTACCTGCCGGTGCTGGCGTTGACCGCGCAGACCGACGCCGAGACGCGCCATCGGGCGCTGCGTGAAGGGGCGCAGGATTTCCTCTCCAAACCTTTCGATAACTGGGAAGTCATGTTGCGCGCGCGCAATATGCTGCGTTCGCGCATCTATTTCAAACGCCAGAAGATGCGCGCCGAGTTGTTGGACGCCCAGGTGAATGAAAAAACCGCCGAGATCAACGAGACGCGGCTGGAGGTGATCCGTCGTCTGGGTAAGGCGGGGGAGTTTCGCGACGACCAGACCGGCGCCCATGTGCTGCGCATGAGCCATAGTTGCCAACTGCTGGCTCTGCGCATCGGCCTGTCCGAGGCGCAGAGTCGCGACATTCTCTATGCCAGCCCCATGCATGACGTTGGCAAGATCGGCATCAGCGACACCATTTTGCTCAAGCCAGGGCGTCTGGACGATCAAGAGATGGCCCTGATGCGCGAGCATGTGGTCTACGGGCTGGAGATTCTGGGCGACCACCCGGCGGAGTTGTTCCAACTGGCGCGTCAGATCATTGCGGGTCATCACGAACGCTGGGATGGGGCAGGTTACCCCCACGGCTGGGCTGGCGAAGCGATTCCCCTGGCCGCGCGCATCGCCTCGGTGTGCGATGTGTATGATGCGCTCACCAGCGTGCGCCCATACAAAAAAGCGTGGAGCGTGGAGGACGCCGCTGCGCTGATCCGCGATGGCGCAGGCCAGCAGTTCGATCCGCAACTGGCCACCGCCTTCCTGGAGATCCTGCCTCAGGTGGAAGCCCTCAAAGCCGAATTCGGCGCCTCATAA